The Iamia majanohamensis genome window below encodes:
- a CDS encoding aminotransferase class V-fold PLP-dependent enzyme: MPAAPAPTRADAEALDRADPLARFRDRFVGLDGSAYLMGNSLGPLPAATEDRLAAFTREGWGGRRVEGWEEWLDLPTRVGDRVGRLVGAGPGQVVVGDSTTVQLHKLLHAGLSGRPDARAVAVADDEFPTDRYVVDGVAADRDLEVRVVPLDGCDGPVAADAVARTCADGAVGVVVASLVRYRTGARADMAAVSAAAHAAGALVLWDLSHAVGAVPLALDADGADLAVGCTYKYLNAGPGAPALAYRARRHAHLHQPIHGWFGQVDQFAMDATYAPQPDARQLLVGTPPVAGLLAVDEGVALHEEAGVDALAEVGRAQMRMVWDAATAALLPLGVALATPADPARRGQHLALRHPDARALVDALADDGVVADHRAPDIVRLAAAPLHTRFVDLWDAVEGIRRHLAA; this comes from the coding sequence ATGCCCGCGGCGCCCGCCCCCACCCGCGCCGACGCCGAGGCCCTGGACCGGGCCGACCCCCTGGCCCGCTTCCGCGACCGGTTCGTCGGCCTCGACGGGTCGGCCTACCTGATGGGCAACTCGCTCGGCCCCCTCCCCGCCGCCACCGAGGACCGCCTCGCCGCCTTCACGCGCGAGGGCTGGGGCGGGCGCAGGGTGGAGGGCTGGGAGGAGTGGCTCGACCTGCCGACGCGGGTGGGCGACCGGGTGGGGCGCCTCGTCGGGGCCGGGCCGGGGCAGGTCGTGGTGGGCGACTCGACGACCGTGCAGCTCCACAAGCTCCTCCACGCCGGGCTCTCGGGCCGCCCCGACGCACGAGCCGTGGCCGTGGCCGACGACGAGTTCCCGACCGACCGCTACGTCGTGGACGGGGTGGCCGCCGACCGGGACCTCGAGGTCCGCGTCGTGCCCCTCGACGGTTGCGACGGGCCCGTGGCCGCGGACGCCGTGGCCCGGACCTGCGCCGACGGCGCAGTGGGCGTGGTGGTGGCATCCCTCGTCCGGTACCGCACCGGCGCCCGCGCCGACATGGCCGCGGTGTCCGCCGCCGCCCACGCCGCCGGGGCCCTCGTCCTGTGGGACCTCTCCCACGCCGTGGGGGCGGTGCCCCTCGCCCTCGACGCCGACGGCGCCGACCTGGCGGTGGGCTGCACCTACAAGTACCTCAACGCCGGTCCCGGGGCGCCGGCCCTGGCCTACCGGGCCCGGCGCCACGCCCACCTCCACCAGCCCATCCACGGCTGGTTCGGCCAGGTCGACCAGTTCGCCATGGACGCCACTTACGCCCCCCAGCCCGACGCCCGCCAGCTGCTGGTGGGCACCCCGCCGGTGGCCGGCCTGCTGGCGGTGGACGAGGGCGTGGCCCTCCACGAGGAGGCCGGGGTCGATGCCCTCGCCGAGGTGGGCCGGGCCCAGATGCGGATGGTGTGGGACGCGGCCACCGCCGCGCTCCTGCCCCTCGGGGTGGCGCTGGCCACGCCGGCCGACCCCGCCCGACGGGGCCAGCACCTCGCCCTGCGCCACCCCGATGCCCGCGCCCTGGTCGACGCCCTGGCCGACGACGGGGTCGTGGCCGACCACCGGGCCCCCGACATCGTCCGCCTCGCGGCGGCGCCGCTCCACACCCGCTTCGTCGACCTGTGGGACGCCGTGGAGGGCATCCGCCGCCACCTGGCGGCCTGA
- a CDS encoding histidine phosphatase family protein yields the protein MPATEVLVRHAMALADPDRAPSRWELGPAARAAAADLALRARLGEVVGVASSTEPKARATAEAFARRVDLPVVGDERLVEARRPWVGEGYRSAAHRYLAGDEPSGWEPRAEVAARTADAIDDLRAASGDGELVVVGHGLALSLHLEAVLRGRFDAYGFWCRLAFPDAWRLDRTDLTLSRVLDPADR from the coding sequence ATGCCCGCGACCGAGGTCCTCGTGCGCCACGCCATGGCCCTCGCCGACCCCGACCGGGCGCCGTCGCGGTGGGAGCTGGGCCCGGCGGCGCGGGCCGCGGCCGCCGACCTGGCCCTGCGGGCCCGGCTGGGCGAGGTGGTCGGCGTGGCCTCCAGCACCGAGCCCAAGGCCCGGGCCACGGCGGAGGCCTTCGCCCGGCGGGTCGACCTGCCGGTCGTGGGCGACGAGCGCCTGGTCGAGGCCCGGCGTCCCTGGGTGGGGGAGGGGTACCGCTCGGCGGCCCACCGCTACCTGGCGGGGGACGAGCCGTCGGGCTGGGAGCCCCGGGCCGAGGTCGCGGCCCGCACCGCGGACGCGATCGACGACCTGCGGGCGGCCTCGGGCGACGGCGAGCTGGTGGTGGTCGGCCACGGCCTGGCCCTGTCGCTGCACCTGGAGGCCGTGCTGCGGGGCCGCTTCGACGCCTACGGGTTCTGGTGCCGCCTCGCCTTCCCCGACGCGTGGCGCCTCGACCGCACCGACCTCACCCTGTCGCGGGTGCTCGACCCCGCCGACCGCTGA
- a CDS encoding enoyl-CoA hydratase-related protein, producing MDALSVTRDGDTTTLTLTRPERRNVLALDVLEALTAAFEDVGRSDARGVVLAAEGPVFSSGHDFADMDGADLAAARHLFRTCTELMDTVQSIPQPVVARVHALATAAGCQLVATCDLAVAAASAGFALPGGRGGLFCHTPAVAVARAVGQKRALEMALTGDVVDAPTAAAWGLVNRCVPDDELDAAVADLLARATRGGRDSKGLGKQAFYAQVGRPQDDAYALAVEVMAAATQTADAREGVAAFLEKRRPELS from the coding sequence ATGGACGCGCTGTCGGTCACCCGTGACGGGGACACCACCACCCTCACCCTCACCCGGCCCGAGCGGCGCAACGTGCTCGCCCTCGACGTGCTGGAGGCGCTCACCGCCGCCTTCGAGGACGTCGGGCGCTCCGACGCCCGGGGCGTGGTGCTGGCCGCCGAGGGGCCGGTGTTCTCCTCGGGCCACGACTTCGCCGACATGGACGGCGCCGACCTGGCCGCCGCCCGCCACCTGTTCCGCACCTGCACCGAGCTGATGGACACCGTCCAGTCCATCCCCCAGCCGGTGGTGGCCCGGGTCCACGCCCTGGCCACGGCGGCGGGCTGCCAGCTGGTGGCCACCTGCGACCTGGCGGTGGCGGCGGCCTCGGCCGGCTTCGCCCTCCCCGGCGGGCGCGGCGGCCTGTTCTGCCACACCCCGGCGGTGGCCGTCGCCCGGGCCGTGGGCCAGAAGCGGGCCCTGGAGATGGCCCTCACCGGCGACGTCGTCGACGCGCCGACGGCGGCGGCCTGGGGCCTGGTGAACCGCTGCGTCCCGGACGACGAGCTCGACGCCGCGGTGGCCGACCTGCTGGCCCGGGCCACCCGGGGCGGGCGGGACTCCAAGGGCCTCGGCAAGCAGGCCTTCTACGCCCAGGTGGGCCGCCCCCAGGACGACGCCTACGCCCTGGCCGTGGAGGTCATGGCCGCCGCCACCCAGACCGCGGACGCCCGGGAGGGCGTGGCCGCCTTCCTCGAGAAGCGCCGGCCCGAGCTGTCCTGA